From Rhodopseudomonas palustris:
CGGCTCTCGTCGCGGCTCATCGCGACGCCCTGCGCGTCGGCGGCGTCCTTCAGCCAGTTCGACAGGCAGTTGCGGCAGAATCCGGCGAGGTTCATCAGGTCGATGTTCTGAACGTCTGTGCGCTCGCGCAGATGCGCCACCAGCCGGCGGAACGCCGCGGCTTCGAGTTCTGTTCGGGTGTTGTCGTCCATTTCGCTCACCTTCTCGTGCACGCCATCGCCCGCTGAGATGGGGTCTGTGACCGTTTTTGCCACATCTTGCTGCTACTGTGATGGTCGGGATCGCGCTTGTCGGAGCCGTGCCACGTTGCGCCCGACATCCTCGTGAGCGGCGCGCCCCGTTGACAGGTCCGTCATGTCACGCGAAACCATTCTCGTTTTGTTATAGCTTGGCGGCATGTTCAGCACAGATTCTCTCCCCCGCATCGCAAAATCGCACCCTGCTCCGACCGTTCTGACGGCGGTGCTGGCGCTGTGCGCGCTGCTGCTGGCCGGCACCCCGGCGGCGGCGGATTTCCGGCTGTGCAACAACACGTCGAGCCGGGTCGGCATTGCGCTCGGCTACAAGGACGCCGACGGCTGGACCACCGAGGGCTGGTGGAACGTGTCGTCGCGGAGTTGCGAGACGCTGCTGCGCGGCACGCTGGTCGCGCGCTATTACTACATCTATGCGCTCGACTACGACCGCGGCGGCGAATGGTCGGGCCAGGCCTTCATGTGTTCGCGCGACAAGGAGTTCACCATCAAGGGCACCGAGAACTGTCTCGCGCGCGGCTTCGACCGCACCGGGTTCTTCGAAGTCGACACCGGCGAACAGCGCGCCTGGACCGTTCAGCTCACCGAGAGCAGCGAACAGAACCCCCAGAGACTCCCGGGCCTGCCGGGCGCGCCGCCGGGCGCCGCGATGCCCGGCATCCCGCAGACGCCGGGCCGCACCGCGCCGGCCACGCCGACCGCACCACCAGGCGACGGCGGGACCAAGCCATGAG
This genomic window contains:
- a CDS encoding DUF1244 domain-containing protein, with the protein product MDDNTRTELEAAAFRRLVAHLRERTDVQNIDLMNLAGFCRNCLSNWLKDAADAQGVAMSRDESREAVYGMPYEAWKAKHQSAATPAQVDAFDKTRGH
- a CDS encoding DUF1036 domain-containing protein, giving the protein MFSTDSLPRIAKSHPAPTVLTAVLALCALLLAGTPAAADFRLCNNTSSRVGIALGYKDADGWTTEGWWNVSSRSCETLLRGTLVARYYYIYALDYDRGGEWSGQAFMCSRDKEFTIKGTENCLARGFDRTGFFEVDTGEQRAWTVQLTESSEQNPQRLPGLPGAPPGAAMPGIPQTPGRTAPATPTAPPGDGGTKP